One Pan paniscus chromosome 16, NHGRI_mPanPan1-v2.0_pri, whole genome shotgun sequence DNA segment encodes these proteins:
- the LOC134729054 gene encoding sodium/nucleoside cotransporter 1-like: protein MVEGIGNEELGEEEIAWLMQVTMGTTATETLSVAGNIFVSQTEAPLLIRPYLADMTLSEVHVVMTGGYATIAGSLLGAYISFGVGRALLLLGYVEDLKPIFVGAPHSSWPEQPSDLLSWACCAGKRSGFP from the exons ATGGTTGAAGGAATAGGGAATGAGGAGCTTGGAGAAGAGGAA ATTGCCTGGCTGATGCAAGTCACCATGGGCACCACAGCCACTGAGACCCTGAGTGTGGCTGGAAACATCTTTGTGAGCCAG ACCGAGGCTCCATTACTGATCCGGCCCTACTTGGCAGACATGACACTCTCTGAAGTCCACGTTGTCATGACCGGAGGTTACGCCACCATTGCTGGCAGCCTGCTGGGTGCCTACATCTCCTTTGGGGTAGGTAGAGCCCTCCTTCTGCTTGGCTATGTTGAGGACCTGAAGCCCATCTTTGTGGGAGCCCCACACAGCTCCTGGCCAGAGCAGCCCTCAGATCTTCTCTCTTGGGCCTGCTGTGCTGGCAAGAGGAGTGGCTTCCCCTGA